GCCCCTCCGACGTTCAGGAGCAGCAGCAGGTCCATGGCGGTGCTGAACCGCAGCGAGGGCGAGTCGTCGACGAGGTTCTCGATGACCACGACCCGTGCTCCCGGGCCGCCCGCCTCGATGACGTTGCGCAGGGTGCGGGTCGTGCTGTTGTCGTCCCACTCCAGGATGTTCTTGATGACGTAGACGTCCGCCTTGACCGGGACGGCCTCCCGGCAGTCGCCGGGCACCAGCCGCATCCGGTCCGCGAGAGCACCACCCTCGCGCAGCCGCGGATCGGCGTTGGCCACCACACGCGGCAGGTCGAGCAGGGTGCCGTGGAGCGCGGGGTACTTCTCCAGCAGGCTCGCCACCACGTGCCCCTGGCCGCCGCCGATGTCGGCGACCGAAGTGCTCCCCGACAGGTCGAGCAGCTGCGCCACGTCCCGCGCGGACTGCACGCTGGAGGTCGTCATGGCCCGGTTGAAGACGTCGGCCGACTCCGGGGCGTCCTCGTTGAGGTAGGTGAAGAACTCCTTGCCGAACAGGTCCTTCACCACACTGCGGCCCGAGCGCACGGCCTCGTCGAGCAGCGGCCACGCCTGCCAGGTCCACGGCTCGGTGCACCACAGCGCGATGGCGCGCAGGCTGTGCGGGTCGTCCTCGCGCAGCAGCCGGGACATGTCGGTGTGCGCGAACCTGCCGTCCGGCTGCTCGGCGAAGACGCCGTAGCAGGACAGGGCGCGCAACAGCCGCCGTAGCGTCCTCGGTTCGGTCTTGACCTCGGCCGCGAGGTCCTCGACGGCCAGGGGAGTGTCGTCGAGGGCGTCGGCGACACCCAGGCGGGCGGCCGCGCGCAGGGCGGCCGCGCACGCCGCCCCGAACACGAGCTCCCTGAGCCGCATGGACGGCGGCGCGGCGGTCTGTACGGCCGTCATGGGCCGTCCTCCTTCTTCGAGTTCTTCGCGGTCTTCGCGTTGTTCGGTGTCCTGGATGGCCATGGCCGGTCAGCACAGTCCCGCGGGCCTGGAGGCCCGGCAGGTGTTGCCCGTGAAGGCGTTGTCCTTGCCGGCGACCGTGTCGACGAGGTCCGCCGGCGCGTTGCCCTCCAGCGTGTTGTCGGTGATCCGGTTCCGCTCGCTGGTGGTGCCCACGAAGCTCTTGAACAGGACGATGCCGCCCGACAACGAGGAGGTGCCGACGTTGCCGGTGACGCGGTTGCCCGTCACCAGGGTGTCCTCGGTGCCGGTGAGCACGATGCCGGAGCCCTGGAGCGCCTCCAGCCGCGCGGTCTTGGGGCAGGACTTGTTGTTCCGCTCGACGGTGTTGCCGCGCACGGTGAGGGCGCCGGCCCGCGGCTTGTTCTCGTCGCCGACGACGAAGACGCCCGCGCAGTTGCCGGTGAGGTGGTTGTCGGCGACGGTGAGGTTCCTGAGGCGCCGGACGGTGATGCCGATCCGGTTGCCCTCCAGGCGGTTGCGCTCGACGACGGTCCCCTGGGTGTCGGCGGCGCCCGCTTCCCTCGTGATGGTGTTCGCGAGGAACAGGCCGGCGTCGCCGTTGTCCCGGGCGGTGTTCTTGCGGAACACCCCGCGGACCGAACCCTCCTGGGCGATCCCCCACACGCCGTTCTTCACCGCGGTCACGTTCCGCACGGTCAGTCCGTCGGTCGCCATGGCGAACACGCCGGTGCCGGGGAAGTTGCGCACGGTGAGGGAGGCGACGGTGACGCCCTCGAGGTCGCGGTCCTTCGCCCCGATCACGCAGATGCCGTTGCCGCGCTCGGCACAGGCGTTGGCGGCCTTCGTCGTGGCCGGCTCGATGACGGTCTCGCGGCCCGTGCCGCGCAGGGTGAGGCCGGGGGTGGTCACCTTGACGCTCTCGCGGTAGGTGCCGGGGGTCACGAGGACGGTGTCGCCCGGCTGGGCGGTGTCCACCGCCCGCTGGATCGACTGTCCCGGGAAGACCAGGTGGGTGGTCTGGTGGGCGGCGGCGGAGGGGGCGGCCGTGAGGGCCGCTCCGATGATCGCCACGGCGCAGGTCAGGTAGGAGATATGAAATCTCATCATATTCGGTACGTTATGGGGTGAATGCCCCGGAACGGTCCCGATAGACCACCTGGGGGCGTGTCACGGAACCGCACTACGGGGTGAGGACGACCTTGCCGGCGACGGTGCCGGACTCGGCCAGCCGTACGGCTTCGGCGACCCGGGCGAGCGGCAGTCGGGCGGCGACCCGGGCGGTGATCTCACCGCGCTGGAGGGCCGCGAAGACCTGGGTGAGGTCGGCGCGCAGCCGGGCCCGGAACCGGTTCTTGGCCAGGGCCTTGCCGGCCCACACGTTGAAGAAGTACGCGCGGCGGCGGTTGGGCAGCGCGTTCCACAGCCACACCCGGCCGAGGAGCTTGAGCACGGGCCACTGCTTGGAGCCCTCGGCGTCCCGGGTGGCGGCGCTGCCGTAGGAGACGAGGGTGCCGCCGGGGGCCAGCAGGCGCCAGGAGTCGACGATGCCGCGGCCGCCGACATGGTCGAAGACGGCGTGCACACCCTGCGGGGCGAGTGCGCGGATGCGGGCGGGCAGGTCGGCGGCGCGGTAGTCGACGGGGACGACTCCGCGCTCCCGCAGCGCGTCGTGGTGGCGCTCGGAGGCCGTACCGATCACGTGGGCGCCCGCGGCCCGGGCGAGCTGGACCAGGACCGAGCCGACACCGCCGTTGGCGCCGTACACGACGACGGTCCGGCCGGCCCGGACGCGGGCCTTGCGGTGCAGCATCTGCCAGGCGGTGATGCCGTTGACGACGAGGGTCTCCGCCTCGGCCGCGCCGATCCCGTCGGGCACCGGCACCGTGTCCGCCGCCTCGACCACGACATGGCTGGCCCAGCCGCCGACCTTGACCAGCGCGGCGACCCGGGTGCCGGCCAGCTCCGGCTCGACGCCCTCACCGGTCGCGAGGACGGTGCCGACGAGGTCGTAGCCGGGCACGAAGGGGAACGGCGGCTGGTCGTAGTAGCGGCCGCGCCGCATCTGCTGTTCGGCGAAGGAGACGCCGGTCGCCTCCATGCGGATCACGACCTGGCCAGGGCCCGCGGTGGGCACGGCCCCGCGCCGGATCCGGAGCCCTTCCGGCTCGACCTTGCCCGGCAGGACGACCTCGACGAGTTCCTCGATGTTCATGGTGACACCCTCCGAAGGGTTAGTTGGCTTCGCGTTGGTTAGAAGCTATAACCGCTACTCGGAAGTGTCAATAACTTCAGTGATAGCCTCTAACTATGGTGAACTCGGAAGCGAAGACCCCGCGCGAGCGGTACCGCGCCCAGGTGCGGACGGAGATCAAGGAACGGGCGTGGGAGCAGATCGCCACGGCGGGCGCGTCGGCGCTCTCGCTCAACGCGATCGCCAAGCAGATGGGCATGAGCGGGCCCGCGCTGTACCGGTACTTCGCCGGACGGGACGAGCTGATCACCGAGCTGGTCCGGGACGCGTACCGCAGTCTCGCCGACACCTTCGGGGCGGCCGTGCGGACCGGCGCCGACGCCACCGCGCTGGCCCACGCCCTGCGCGCCTGGGCCCTGGCCGACCCCCAGCGCTACTTCCTCGTCTACGGCACCCCCGTCCCCGGCTATCACGCGCCGGAGGACGTCACCGCGATCGCGCGGGAGATCATGGCGGCGCTCCTGGACGCCTGCGCCCGGCTGCCCGAGGACCGCCCGGCGAGCCCGTTCGACGAGCACCTGGAGGACCACCGCGACTGGGCGGCCGGCCACCCCGCCCCGGCCGCCACCCTGCACCGGGCCCTGACCTTCTGGACCCGCCTGCACGGAGTGCTCTCCCTGGAACTGTCCGGCCACTTCACGGGAATGGGCTTCGACCCGGCCCACCTCTTCACCACGGAACTGACGGAACTGACCGGCGCCCTGGAGTGAGGGGCCGGTGTCCAGGGGCGGCGTGAACGGCTCGCCCACCCGGTCCATGCGGGACGCCCGCCCGTCGCCGCGGTCGAGCTCGCAGGCGACGGAGGTTCCGGCGCTGCCCGGCGGAGACCGGCCGGTGCCGCTCCACGATGCCCCGCCCCGGTGGGTGCACCAAAGCCCCTCGTGACCGGCCACCGCGGGCGCCGTCCCGGTCGGTTTCCCGGCAGGCGACGGTGCCGGCGTTCGCGTGTGCGTCGGTGAGGCCTCCGTGGCCTCAGTGGCTGTGGGAAGGCTCCGGTTCCGGGTGCCGGGTTCGGTTCGGGTGGGGGAGCAGGAGGGGGGTGGTCAGGATGAGCAGGCCCGTGATGGTGAGGGCGGTGCGGGGGGTCGTGGCGTCGGCGAGGAGACCGGCCAGTGCGGTGAGGGCGGCGATGGAGGCCTGGGAGCCGATCGACCAGGCCGTCAGGGTGCGGGCCACGAGGTGCCCCGGGGTCTGTTCGAGCCGGTAGGTGGCGAGGACCGGGGTGTACAGGCTCATGTTGATGATGATCGCCAGCTCGACGACCATCACGGTGACGAGGCCGACGACACCGGGGCGGACGAAGGCCAGGCCGATCAGCCAGACCGCGCGCAGCGTGCCGACGGTCCGGAAGACCCGGTCCCGGCCGAAGCGGGCCACGACCCGGCCGGCCAGCCGCGAGCCGATGAGTCCGCCCAGACAGGGCAGGGCGAAGGCGAGGCCGTACTGCCAGGGCGGGAACCCGAGCCGACGCAGCAGCAGCACGGCCAGCACCGGTTCGGTGGCCATGATCAGACCGGCGACGAGCAACTGGTTGAGGTAGAGCGGCCGTAGAACGGGGTGGCCCAGGATGTGCCGCCAGCCGTCGAGCAGCCCGGCCGCCCGGACCCCCGGGCTCTTCCCGGTCGTCCGCGGCGCTTCCTCCCGGCCGCGGATCGCGGTGATGCCCAGCGCGGAGAGCAGGTAGCTGAGCGCGTCGGCCACCACGGTGGTGACCGGCCCGAACAGGCCGATCGCCGCCCCGCCCAGCGGTGGCCCGACCGCGATGGAGCTCCAGTTCGTGGACTCGAACCGCGCGTTGGCCACGAGCAGGTCGTCCGGTCTGACCAGGCTCTTGAGGTAGGCGCCACTGGCCGCGTTGAACGCGATCTTGGCCGCGGCGACCACGGCCGAGACCACGAGCAACTGGACGAAGCCCAGCCGGCCGAAGGCGTAACCGAGCGGGATCGTCGCCATGGCCGCGAACCGGACCAGATCCATCATGATCATGACCGGACGCTTGCGCCGGAACTCCACCCACGGCGCGAGCGGCACCGCGATCAGCGCACCCACGGCAGGCCCCACCGCCGAGAGTGCGGACACCTCGGCGGGCCCGGCACGCAGCACGAGCACGGCGATCAACGGCAACGCCCCGAACCCCAGCCCCGACCCGTACGCGCTCACCGCGTACGACGCCCACAGCCAGCCGAACGGCAGGCCCAGCCGTCTCCTGCCCACCACGCCCCGCCCCTCAAGAACCCGTCCGCACAAACCGGCGTTGACCGATGAGAGCCAAGCGGGCAGGACAACAGCAGGTCAAACAACCGACCTGACGGCAGTCCACAACCACCGGTTGTTCACTAAGGTGGGTCGGCGTGGACCTCGAAACCGTGCGCACCTTCGTCGCCGTCGCGGACGCGGGCCGGTTCCAGAGGGCCGCCGACGACCTGTCGATCACCCAGCAGGCCGTCTCCAAACGCGTCGCCGCGCTGGAGCGCACCCTCGGCGTGCGGCTGTTCACCCGTGCCCCGCGCGGGGCCGAGCTCACCATCGACGGCCGGGCGTTCCTGCCCCACGCCCGCGAGCTGCTGCGGGTCGCCGAACGGGCGTCCGCGTCCGTGCGCCCCGGCCGCCGTCCGCTGCGCGTCGACGTGATCGCCTCCCGCAGCGCGCAGTCGAGCCTGATGCGCGACTTCCACCGGGCGCATCCCGGGATCGAGCTCGACGTGATGATGCTGTTCGACATCGAGACGGCCGTCACCGCCCTGCGCTCCGGTGCGATCGACGCGTCCTTCCGGGCCGTGGCCGCGCCCGGCCGCCCCCTCCCCGAGGACATCGAGTCCGTCCGGGTCCTCGACGAGCCGCTCCAGCTCCTCACCGGCCCCGAGCACGCCCTGGCGAGCGCCCGGTCGGTGACCCTCGCCGAGCTCGTCGGGCACCGGATCTGGATGCCCGGCATCGCCCCCGGTACCGAGTGGGGCGCCTACTACGACGACCTGGTCGCCGAGTTCGGCCTCACCATCGAGGTGACCGGCCCCAACTTCGGCTCCGACGCGCTCCTCGACACCATCTCCGACACCCCGGCCCTGGCCACCTTCATGGGCGAGCACACCCGTCTCATCTGGCCCGCCGACCACGGCCTGCGCCGCATCCCCGTGACCGACCCGACGCCGGTCTACCCGCACTCGCTCCTCTGGCACCGCGACAACCCGCACCCGGCCCTGGCCACCCTCCGCGCCCACCTCACCGCCGGGACGGCCGCCCGGGACGCCGCCGGAACCTGGGTACCGGGCTGGGTGCTGCCGCACCGGTGACCGGGTCACCAGGACAGGGCGTCGTTCATGTCCTGCTGCCAGTAGGTGACCTTGAGGGAGTCGTCGACGTAGACGCCCTTCGCCGGCAGGGCCGGGGTCGCGGCCTTGCCGACGCTTCCGGAGAGGGAACGGCCCTGGAAGTGGACGGTCAGGGACTTCGCCGTGTGCCCGTTCGCGGCGCTGCCGTCGGTGGCGGACAGGTTCACGGAGGCGTAGCCGGACTGGCCCGGCTCGAGCGTGACCACCGCCTGCGGCTGGGAGTCCTCGATGGTCGGCGGCACCGACTGCGCCTCACCGAACCGGACGGCCGGAGAGCCGTAGAGGAAGCAGGTCCTGCTGCCCGTGTTGGTGACGGTGAGCAGCAGGTGGTTCACGGGACGGGTCAGCGGAGCCGCCACCGTCTTCGTCGTGGACCCCTCGCACGTGACCGGTGTCGCGGCCGAGGACGAACCGGCGGCGGAGGTGCGGGAGGCGGCGGGCGCCTTCGAGGCGGCGGCGGACGTGGGCTTCGCGTCCGCGGCGGTCCCGGTGCCGGTGCCGGTGTCGGTGCCGGTGGAGCCCGTGCGGGTCGACGAGCTCTCGGGGGTCCCGGAGCCGGCCTCCGTACCCGGGGTGGCGGAGGTGCTCGCCGTCGCGGCGCCCTCGTCCTTGGTGCCCGTGCCGTTGTCGCACGCGGTCAGGGAGAGCGCCGCGAGGACGGTGGTGGCCGCGGCGGCGGCGAGACGGATGCGGGAGGTGCGGAGGTTCGACATGTCGCTGTGCCCCTTGGGAGTTGGCGTTGCGGTGGTGATTGGATGACCGAAGCTTGTGAGGCGATCCGTCCCAACCGCCACGCCCAGCGGGCAGTTGGGGACACTGGAACGCTGAAACGGGCTTTGACCAGGCAGAATGCGGCGCCCTTGGAATGCGTTCCCGGGATGCCGAGGTGAGGGGTACGGGTGTCAGGGGCGACGGGGACGGCCGAGTCGGAGGCGTTCGCAGCGCTGTTGCGGGAGCTCAAGGACCGCTCGGGACTGAGCTACGGCGTGCTCGCCAAACGCCTGCACATGAGCACGTCGACACTGCACCGCTACTGCAACGGCACCGCGGTGCCGGTCGAGTACGCGCCGGTGGAGCGCCTCGCCCGGGTCTGCCGGGCCACTCCGCAGGAGCTCGTGGAACTGCACCGCCGCTGGATCCTGGCGGACGCGGCCCGCGGCCGCAGGACGGAGGCCCCGAGCGAGGACACGGGGGCCGCCGAGAACACGAGCCCCGTCGAGGACACGGGCGACGACGACCCCGGTGAGCCGGTCGTCATCGACCCGGCAGCCGAAGTCACCTCACCCCGTCGCTCCCCCTGGCCCCACCGCCGCCGTACCGCGCTGATCGCGTCCGTCGCCGTGGTCGCCGCGCTCGGCGCCGTCGCGTACGCCCTGCGCCCGAGCTCCGAACGCGCCGGGGACAGCACGGCGCCGACGATCACCGGCACCAAGGACGCCGGCCCCTCCCGGAGCCCTTCGGCCCGCCCGTCCGCCGACCGCGGACCGTCCGCGTCGGCCTCCGTCTCCCCCACCGGCACGGCGGACGCCGGGAGCACCGCGTCCGGCGATCCGAGCGGCGACGACAAGCCGGCCACCCGGCAGCCCGCCACCGGCGTCCCGCTCGCCGTCGCCACCCGCCCCTACGTCTACGACAGCCCGTGCAGCCAGCACTTCCTCGTCGACAGCGAGCCCGCGCAGGTCGGCCCGCCGGCGAGCGAGCAGGACGCCCCGCGCTGGGCCGCCGCGTACGGGGCGGTCTCCTCGGGCGAACAGGAGATCGCGCTCACCGTGCAGGGCACCGGCGCGGAGACCGTCGTCCTCAACGCGCTGCACGTACGGATCCTGTCCAGGGGCGCCCCGCTCGCCTGGAACGACTACTCGATGGGCGTCGGCTGCGGCGGCGGGGTCGGCACCAAGTCGTTCGACATCGCCCTCGACCAGGGCAGCCCCGCGGTCACCGGGAAGAACGGGCAGCGCGACTTCCCGTACAAGGTCAGCGAGTCCGACCCCGAGGTCTTCTACGTCACCGCCCACACCACGGCGCACGACGTCCGCTGGGACCTCACCCTGGACTGGTCCAGCGGCGACCGCAGCGGGACCGTGCACATCGACAACGACGGCAGCCCCTTCCGCACCAGCGCGAACGTGGACCGTCCCGGCTACGACTATCCGCTGGGCGGCAGCGAGTGGATCGAGCGGGTCGGGGGCTGATCCGGGCGCGGTTCAGGCAGGTTCGGGGTGCGGCTCCGGCTCCCGGGCCGGCACCGGCGCCGCCTCCCAGC
Above is a window of Streptomyces griseorubiginosus DNA encoding:
- a CDS encoding DUF4232 domain-containing protein — encoded protein: MSNLRTSRIRLAAAAATTVLAALSLTACDNGTGTKDEGAATASTSATPGTEAGSGTPESSSTRTGSTGTDTGTGTGTAADAKPTSAAASKAPAASRTSAAGSSSAATPVTCEGSTTKTVAAPLTRPVNHLLLTVTNTGSRTCFLYGSPAVRFGEAQSVPPTIEDSQPQAVVTLEPGQSGYASVNLSATDGSAANGHTAKSLTVHFQGRSLSGSVGKAATPALPAKGVYVDDSLKVTYWQQDMNDALSW
- a CDS encoding medium chain dehydrogenase/reductase family protein, yielding MNIEELVEVVLPGKVEPEGLRIRRGAVPTAGPGQVVIRMEATGVSFAEQQMRRGRYYDQPPFPFVPGYDLVGTVLATGEGVEPELAGTRVAALVKVGGWASHVVVEAADTVPVPDGIGAAEAETLVVNGITAWQMLHRKARVRAGRTVVVYGANGGVGSVLVQLARAAGAHVIGTASERHHDALRERGVVPVDYRAADLPARIRALAPQGVHAVFDHVGGRGIVDSWRLLAPGGTLVSYGSAATRDAEGSKQWPVLKLLGRVWLWNALPNRRRAYFFNVWAGKALAKNRFRARLRADLTQVFAALQRGEITARVAARLPLARVAEAVRLAESGTVAGKVVLTP
- a CDS encoding right-handed parallel beta-helix repeat-containing protein, whose protein sequence is MMRFHISYLTCAVAIIGAALTAAPSAAAHQTTHLVFPGQSIQRAVDTAQPGDTVLVTPGTYRESVKVTTPGLTLRGTGRETVIEPATTKAANACAERGNGICVIGAKDRDLEGVTVASLTVRNFPGTGVFAMATDGLTVRNVTAVKNGVWGIAQEGSVRGVFRKNTARDNGDAGLFLANTITREAGAADTQGTVVERNRLEGNRIGITVRRLRNLTVADNHLTGNCAGVFVVGDENKPRAGALTVRGNTVERNNKSCPKTARLEALQGSGIVLTGTEDTLVTGNRVTGNVGTSSLSGGIVLFKSFVGTTSERNRITDNTLEGNAPADLVDTVAGKDNAFTGNTCRASRPAGLC
- a CDS encoding LysR family transcriptional regulator encodes the protein MDLETVRTFVAVADAGRFQRAADDLSITQQAVSKRVAALERTLGVRLFTRAPRGAELTIDGRAFLPHARELLRVAERASASVRPGRRPLRVDVIASRSAQSSLMRDFHRAHPGIELDVMMLFDIETAVTALRSGAIDASFRAVAAPGRPLPEDIESVRVLDEPLQLLTGPEHALASARSVTLAELVGHRIWMPGIAPGTEWGAYYDDLVAEFGLTIEVTGPNFGSDALLDTISDTPALATFMGEHTRLIWPADHGLRRIPVTDPTPVYPHSLLWHRDNPHPALATLRAHLTAGTAARDAAGTWVPGWVLPHR
- a CDS encoding methyltransferase, with the translated sequence MTAVQTAAPPSMRLRELVFGAACAAALRAAARLGVADALDDTPLAVEDLAAEVKTEPRTLRRLLRALSCYGVFAEQPDGRFAHTDMSRLLREDDPHSLRAIALWCTEPWTWQAWPLLDEAVRSGRSVVKDLFGKEFFTYLNEDAPESADVFNRAMTTSSVQSARDVAQLLDLSGSTSVADIGGGQGHVVASLLEKYPALHGTLLDLPRVVANADPRLREGGALADRMRLVPGDCREAVPVKADVYVIKNILEWDDNSTTRTLRNVIEAGGPGARVVVIENLVDDSPSLRFSTAMDLLLLLNVGGAKHTTESLTGRLTDAGLVIDDIRPVNPYLHAFDCTVPR
- a CDS encoding transcriptional regulator, which produces MSGATGTAESEAFAALLRELKDRSGLSYGVLAKRLHMSTSTLHRYCNGTAVPVEYAPVERLARVCRATPQELVELHRRWILADAARGRRTEAPSEDTGAAENTSPVEDTGDDDPGEPVVIDPAAEVTSPRRSPWPHRRRTALIASVAVVAALGAVAYALRPSSERAGDSTAPTITGTKDAGPSRSPSARPSADRGPSASASVSPTGTADAGSTASGDPSGDDKPATRQPATGVPLAVATRPYVYDSPCSQHFLVDSEPAQVGPPASEQDAPRWAAAYGAVSSGEQEIALTVQGTGAETVVLNALHVRILSRGAPLAWNDYSMGVGCGGGVGTKSFDIALDQGSPAVTGKNGQRDFPYKVSESDPEVFYVTAHTTAHDVRWDLTLDWSSGDRSGTVHIDNDGSPFRTSANVDRPGYDYPLGGSEWIERVGG
- a CDS encoding MFS transporter, giving the protein MVGRRRLGLPFGWLWASYAVSAYGSGLGFGALPLIAVLVLRAGPAEVSALSAVGPAVGALIAVPLAPWVEFRRKRPVMIMMDLVRFAAMATIPLGYAFGRLGFVQLLVVSAVVAAAKIAFNAASGAYLKSLVRPDDLLVANARFESTNWSSIAVGPPLGGAAIGLFGPVTTVVADALSYLLSALGITAIRGREEAPRTTGKSPGVRAAGLLDGWRHILGHPVLRPLYLNQLLVAGLIMATEPVLAVLLLRRLGFPPWQYGLAFALPCLGGLIGSRLAGRVVARFGRDRVFRTVGTLRAVWLIGLAFVRPGVVGLVTVMVVELAIIINMSLYTPVLATYRLEQTPGHLVARTLTAWSIGSQASIAALTALAGLLADATTPRTALTITGLLILTTPLLLPHPNRTRHPEPEPSHSH
- a CDS encoding TetR/AcrR family transcriptional regulator, producing the protein MVNSEAKTPRERYRAQVRTEIKERAWEQIATAGASALSLNAIAKQMGMSGPALYRYFAGRDELITELVRDAYRSLADTFGAAVRTGADATALAHALRAWALADPQRYFLVYGTPVPGYHAPEDVTAIAREIMAALLDACARLPEDRPASPFDEHLEDHRDWAAGHPAPAATLHRALTFWTRLHGVLSLELSGHFTGMGFDPAHLFTTELTELTGALE